One Columba livia isolate bColLiv1 breed racing homer chromosome 26, bColLiv1.pat.W.v2, whole genome shotgun sequence genomic window, AAAGGTACATCAGAAAAAGTAAACGGTGACAAATACCTGTGTTTGTATACAAATGCTTAATCAATTCTTTTTAAGCTGTGCATTTGCTTTTAGTTACTCTTCAATGcagcacagaatcatttcattCAATATTTATGATTTGATGTAGCATGCAAGATATGTAACTCCCACAAGTAATTACAATGTGAGTATAGAAAAAGATTATTTGCAATTTTAACAATTAAATAGTCAGTGTGGCATTTCTCCTCCACCAGTCTGCTGTGCAGTTGAAGCCAAACACACGCTACACTTACTTTCTGGGACTATACGATCTTCTATAGCTGTAATCAAAAGAACGACTTCTAGATCGTCTCCTTTCGTAACTCCGACTCCTAGATCGCCTGTATCTGTCATAGTCATCATAACGAGAAGAACTGTACAGGTTTCTCCCTTCCTTGGCTTTCATTTGATTCGGTGCTGTAAAAAAATCGCAATATATTAATGTAATATCTGTATCTATCTATATATTAATAATATGTATAAGACTAACAAATAGAAAAGAGGTAAGTTCTCTTTACAAGTATCTGTTcagaagtcaaggaagggagccaggagacctgtgtggttaaacaggaaactgctgggcatgctcaagtggaagagtttatagatcatggaagaaggggctggccacttggggagaatacaAGGTGTAGGcaaaaaggacctgggggtcctggtggacagcagcatgagccagcactgggcccttgtggccaggaagccaatgggacctggggtgggttagaagggggtggtcagtaggtcagagaggttctcctgcccctctgctctgccctggggagaccacacctggaatattgtgtccagctgtggcccctcagttccagcaggacagggaactgctgcagagagtccagcgcagccaccaagatgctggagggagtggagcatctctcgtgtgaggaaaggctgagggagctggggctctggagctggacaagaggagactgaggggggactcattgctggggatcaatatggaaagggggagtgtcaggaggatggagccaggctcttctggtgacaaccagtacaggacaaggggcaatgggtgcaaactggaacacaaaaggttccactaaaatttgagaagaaacttgttggggtgagggtggcagagcctggcccaggctgcccagggggttgtggagtctccttctgtgcagacattccaacccgcctggacaccttcctgtgtaacctcatctgggtgttcctgctccatggggggattgcactgcatgagctttccagggcccttcaacccctgacattctgggattatACTGGAACTTCAAGGCTAAAATCAGTCTGATGAAACACACACAAGGCACTTACTCTTCCGATCCCCCTGTGCAAACTGGATTTCTATTTGCCGACCACAAATCCACTTTCGATCCAAATTATGGAGAGCATCCTCTGCATCACGGACATCTTCAAATGTGGTGAGTGTTAAGGTACTTGAGAATTTGAGTAGTTTACAGAtttggtatttaaaataaaaaaaaaataccagttaTTTTCtaatcttactttttttcttttttaaagttctaTTGGTTGTGCTACAGTACACACTagtaaatttattatttttttattaaccaCCAGCTATCTAAGCACTCCTAtactaaaattaaaatctcataATATGATCATGTACTTATCCATAAGCAAGCAGTTGCTATGCAATACTCttaacttttttcctctcccactTGTACTTatgcaaggcaaaaaacccggtatccttttaaaatacatttgttaaTGGTCATTCAGGTCTGTCCACTACATTGACTTTATGAAAATTAAACCCTAGCTCTTAAATTATGCTAGGCATACcaacagtaaaaattaaaaagtgtctaattattttaaaataaagcctcCCGCCACCCCTTCCCAATTTTTAAGTTTAAATTATGTAATGCCAGACCTTCAACAGTCTGAGATAAAAACCACACACTAAGCCCCCTGCACTGTCAGTCAGGTCAGGTGTTCAATAACACAGACATTACTAATTTACTAATGTTAACCTCTGAGACTGACCACAACTGTAATTCGCACACCTCCTTCCAGCTGTGACCTGGGAGAAGGAATTGCCTTTCTCCTGGTAGCAACTCAGTTCATCCTCAGCACCACCTGTGAAGAACTAAACCATAGTGCTGTAGGAGTAGATCTTGAGAAACCCAGAACGAATGCACTTTCACTCGAGCACAGTTACAATAGCACTCACAAGAGAAATATCACAGGGTTTGTCAACGGACTAAACCAGAATCATTCATCAAATTGCTGCTTACGtgacaaacagaagaaaaactgttaTTCTGTAGGATACATCAGGTATGACTCCTTTAATCTTGGCCACCATTCAACTTCATCTTGACCTTTAACTCTTTAAGTGCTTGTCAGAAGGACTTGTCATGAGATGCTTGGCCAAAAATGACAGATGGCTTTatcttttactttgaaaaacaaccttttcccccttttgcaGATAAAGCGAAGCTTTGTCTCCCATTATGGCTTGTCCTTCTTCCAgcttttctttactttttcttttcccaaactCTCCCTTCTCTTCAAGCCTGATCCTTAAGAGGTCTTTGGCTTGTCTACTTGCCTTAATTGTTGAACTCTACTCTAAAGGTTCTTTCATGCTTTCTCTTTGGGGTCGCCATTACTGTACAGCTTTACATTCTGAGGCAACAACAGAGGACAGTAAATTAGGGGacaatattaaagaaaaaacttcaCCTCATTTTTTATACAATCTGATTTTGATCAAGTGATTCCAGTTTCCATTTGTTAAATTAACAATGAATACCAGCCACAGTTCGCTAAGCACAAGTTTACTTACATACCAGTGATAATAAAAACGTGCTAGACAATTTTGAGTCAGTGATAAATTTTCAGTTAAATTAGATAGTATTAATTTCAGTGACATAAGCAAGCTTTTATATTACTGGACTTAAGTtttgcaaaaaggcaaagaacaaTTGAGAGAAGTTAATCTATGAAAATCAACACCACAATGTAAGACACTTATTAGATACAACACAAAAGTAAACTGCTGTTTCATTTAGATTTGTTACCTCTCACACAAACTTGAATTTCAAACTTCAACACCCCTCACTAATCAGCCATCTGAAGAAAGGATATTGAACATAAGCAAATCCTCTGGGACGACGAGTGTAGAAGTCAAGTGGAACGTATACATCAACTATAGGTCCATACCGACCAAATTCACGGCGCAAGTCTTCAGACCTAGAATATCACAAATATCTcatatgttttttttcactgtttaagGTGCtataaaacatacacacacacacaaaattgaAAATCTACAACTGATAAGATCATCCACCTTTTTGGAAGCGGTTGGTAGAGGATGCATGTACCAAAACATGTTTTGAGAAAGAAGTGTTTGAGCAGTTCATTCCTAAGCAACACATGGGGCTTCTCTGAAACACTCAAGCCTTAGGATGCTTAAGATCCACCCTGGCATTTTGAAACAACTCTACAACAGGAGTGTAAATAAGAAGTGACACATATTACTCAATTCAATGCAGGATGTGCTAGCAAAGGtgggcagaaaggaaaaaagaaggatcTAAGAATGACTGTCATTCAAGTATCTCATATAACTCTTGACAATGCTTTTGCAACACGCATATGCCAACTCGTAGGATCCAAGGAAAGAGTATAATAATAAACCAGTCACACAAACCCATCTCCATAGAAGAATCAATACTTACAACCACATCAAATAGAACAAAACTTGAGTGAGCAACCACTCGTGCCCTTAGGACAGCTTTTCCAGAGAGCGGAGCACTAAACTGCTGAATAGACCTGGAACTACACTTGGAAAAACTACTGTCTCCTCAACCAAGAGGTTTCTTAGTCACATCAGCTTCTTTACATGTATTTTTGTGTCATCTGAGGACAACAACCTACATGAGAAAGACCCTGTAATACTGTATTTATGTGGTATAAGTTACTACtattcatttctctttctcattgGTTGGGAAAGAACCTACAGTGCATAAAGTCAATGACAGCAGAAGGGAACTAAACTATCAAGATCTTACAATGAAACCATCTCTAAGAAGAATGTACTGCCTAATCATAAGCTTATGGTGAAAGCCTCAATAGGAtccacattattttttaaaagtttggaaGTAATAGTTCTCCTTGGCTGTTCTTACAGTAAAACTaccagaaagaggaaagaaaattcatgcaaataaatttaaaatttttaatttgaagcTACTGATGCTTTTGATGACAATAATGTTCTTAATGTATTCCATTCCATCGTGCCCACGCTACCGTTATTTGCTGCACAACTTTGGTGCCAAGCTGCCCAGGCAGCAAGTTTGAAAACTCGTGCTTGTATTTTATACAACTAGACCTCGCAGGGATTTCCATACAAATTCTActataattaaaaacatacaagtgCTCTAATTCACCTGTGCATTCTATACTAATATGCTCTATGAATGTTTTACAGACGATAAAGACAAGAGGGACACAATTAActgtaaaaaagaaatggagaaatccggcagtttattttaaaaaaatctaggtagtaaataaaaatctgtgcaaTATGCCCTtgaaatttaaaacaattcCTTATTAAAAGGTATTTCACTATTTTGCTGCACATACACATACAGAATTTTGCTACAACACAATTCTGAAGGAAAGAGGATTGTTTCTCCCCCTCTACGGTGAGTGAGGGTCACAAGAGGACATGGTACCCAACAATTAACGTAATAACCCTCCACCCCGAACTGGCAGCAATTACCATCCTAACGGAACCAACTACACCAGGAATATTTTGGGGACACCCGCAGCAAAGGCGCCGTTTTCTCCCTTCTTGGAACAAACGCTTTCAAAGCCCGTTAAAAACTCCAGCGGCGTTGCCAAGGCGGCGGTTCGTCGTGAAAAATCCCGCCTCAGTCTCCCGCTGGACAAACTCAAAAAGGCGGGGACCAGAGTTGCACTTTTCTCCCGGCCCAGCTTTGTTCTGGCTGGATGTTGTTTGGAAACCGACCCTCATGGAGAGGAGGGGAAATAGAGCAGCGTGGCGAGGAGGCAgaggaaaatggagaaagggggaggaaagcaaggcagggaGAAACGTAAAGGCGAGGAAAGGAGCAGGCTGGACTCGCCCCCTCCCCTCCCGTCGCTCCGGGAGAGCCCCAGTCCCCTCAGGCCTCAGCCGCCGGCGCGGCCTAGCGAGCCCGCCAAAGCCTgcgcgcccccccccccgcgctgGCACCCGCCCCCACTCACCGGGTGTCGTCGGCCACGTTCCGCACGAACAGCGAGGTGTTGGGGGGGCGCAGGTAACGGGACATGGCGGTGGTTGGACGAGGGAGGGAGGGAACGAGCGGCAGGGCCCAGGCGCTGCGGGGAACCGAGCGGCTGAGGAGACCCCTCCGGAGCTGCACGCAGCGCCACCGCCGCCCGCCCCACCGGCT contains:
- the SRSF10 gene encoding serine/arginine-rich splicing factor 10 isoform X5, whose protein sequence is MSRYLRPPNTSLFVRNVADDTRSEDLRREFGRYGPIVDVYVPLDFYTRRPRGFAYVQFEDVRDAEDALHNLDRKWICGRQIEIQFAQGDRKTPNQMKAKEGRNLYSSSRYDDYDRYRRSRSRSYERRRSRSRSFDYSYRRSYSPRNRPTGRPRRSRSHSDNDRFKHRNRSFSRSKSNSRSRSKSQPKKEMKAKSRSRGRTKL
- the SRSF10 gene encoding serine/arginine-rich splicing factor 10 isoform X2 yields the protein MSRYLRPPNTSLFVRNVADDTRSEDLRREFGRYGPIVDVYVPLDFYTRRPRGFAYVQFEDVRDAEDALHNLDRKWICGRQIEIQFAQGDRKTPNQMKAKEGRNLYSSSRYDDYDRYRRSRSRSYERRRSRSRSFDYSYRRSYSPRNRPTGRPRRSRSHSDNDRFKHRNRSFSRSKSNSRSRSKSQPKKEMKAKSRSRSASHTKSRGTSKTDSKTHYKSSSRYEKESRKKEPARSKSQSRSHSRSRSKSRSRSWTSPKSSGH
- the SRSF10 gene encoding serine/arginine-rich splicing factor 10 isoform X7, whose amino-acid sequence is MSRYLRPPNTSLFVRNVADDTRSEDLRREFGRYGPIVDVYVPLDFYTRRPRGFAYVQFEDVRDAEDALHNLDRKWICGRQIEIQFAQGDRKTPNQMKAKEGRNLYSSSRYDDYDRYRRSRSRSYERRRSRSRSFDYSYRRSYSPRNSRPTGRPRRSRSHSDNDRGRTKL
- the SRSF10 gene encoding serine/arginine-rich splicing factor 10 isoform X4; this translates as MSRYLRPPNTSLFVRNVADDTRSEDLRREFGRYGPIVDVYVPLDFYTRRPRGFAYVQFEDVRDAEDALHNLDRKWICGRQIEIQFAQGDRKTPNQMKAKEGRNLYSSSRYDDYDRYRRSRSRSYERRRSRSRSFDYSYRRSYSPRNSRPTGRPRRSRSHSDNDRFKHRNRSFSRSKSNSRSRSKSQPKKEMKAKSRSRGRTKL
- the SRSF10 gene encoding serine/arginine-rich splicing factor 10 isoform X1, encoding MSRYLRPPNTSLFVRNVADDTRSEDLRREFGRYGPIVDVYVPLDFYTRRPRGFAYVQFEDVRDAEDALHNLDRKWICGRQIEIQFAQGDRKTPNQMKAKEGRNLYSSSRYDDYDRYRRSRSRSYERRRSRSRSFDYSYRRSYSPRNSRPTGRPRRSRSHSDNDRFKHRNRSFSRSKSNSRSRSKSQPKKEMKAKSRSRSASHTKSRGTSKTDSKTHYKSSSRYEKESRKKEPARSKSQSRSHSRSRSKSRSRSWTSPKSSGH
- the SRSF10 gene encoding serine/arginine-rich splicing factor 10 isoform X8, producing MSRYLRPPNTSLFVRNVADDTRSEDLRREFGRYGPIVDVYVPLDFYTRRPRGFAYVQFEDVRDAEDALHNLDRKWICGRQIEIQFAQGDRKTPNQMKAKEGRNLYSSSRYDDYDRYRRSRSRSYERRRSRSRSFDYSYRRSYSPRNRPTGRPRRSRSHSDNDRGRTKL
- the SRSF10 gene encoding serine/arginine-rich splicing factor 10 isoform X3; this encodes MVAKIKGVIPDVSYRITVFLLFVTTLTLTTFEDVRDAEDALHNLDRKWICGRQIEIQFAQGDRKTPNQMKAKEGRNLYSSSRYDDYDRYRRSRSRSYERRRSRSRSFDYSYRRSYSPRNSRPTGRPRRSRSHSDNDRFKHRNRSFSRSKSNSRSRSKSQPKKEMKAKSRSRSASHTKSRGTSKTDSKTHYKSSSRYEKESRKKEPARSKSQSRSHSRSRSKSRSRSWTSPKSSGH
- the SRSF10 gene encoding serine/arginine-rich splicing factor 10 isoform X6 — encoded protein: MVAKIKGVIPDVSYRITVFLLFVTTLTLTTFEDVRDAEDALHNLDRKWICGRQIEIQFAQGDRKTPNQMKAKEGRNLYSSSRYDDYDRYRRSRSRSYERRRSRSRSFDYSYRRSYSPRNSRPTGRPRRSRSHSDNDRFKHRNRSFSRSKSNSRSRSKSQPKKEMKAKSRSRGRTKL